GAACGGTTCTTTTTTGGCGCTCGCTTCTGTCGATAACGCTTTTTACTTGTGTTATTTTGATCTTAGCCATGATATTATCCGTTAAATACTTTGTTTAAATCTATACCACGGGTTTGAGCCACTGCATAAGCATCACGCATTTTAGTTAATGCATCAACAGTTGCTTTTACCACGTTGTGTGGGTTAGATGATCCTTTAGATTTTGCTAATACGTTATGCACGCCAGCACTCTCTAATACAGCACGCATCGCACCACCAGCAATTACTCCTGTACCTACTGCAGCTGGTTTGATTAAAACAAAACCACCTGAGAATTTACCGATTTGCTCGTGAGGAACAGTACCGTTTAAAATTGGAACTTTTACCAAGTTCTTTTTAGCATCATCCACACCTTTAGCGATGGCTTCAGTTACCTCTTTCGCTTTACCTAAACCGAAA
The nucleotide sequence above comes from Pedobacter riviphilus. Encoded proteins:
- the rpsE gene encoding 30S ribosomal protein S5 translates to MSTINIKRVKTTDIELKDRLVSIQRVAKVTKGGRTFSFSAIVVVGDENGVVGFGLGKAKEVTEAIAKGVDDAKKNLVKVPILNGTVPHEQIGKFSGGFVLIKPAAVGTGVIAGGAMRAVLESAGVHNVLAKSKGSSNPHNVVKATVDALTKMRDAYAVAQTRGIDLNKVFNG